One segment of Desulfosalsimonas propionicica DNA contains the following:
- a CDS encoding glycogen-binding domain-containing protein: MRNTNKGSKRFVFRLTAPDAEEVCIGGDFNGWNPQKHHFKRKPGGFWEKAIMLQPGRHEYKFRVNGDWCIDPANNQLCDNIFGTRNNVIVV, from the coding sequence GTGAGAAATACCAATAAAGGAAGCAAACGCTTTGTTTTCCGACTGACTGCACCGGATGCTGAAGAAGTGTGTATTGGCGGCGATTTCAACGGCTGGAATCCACAAAAACATCATTTTAAAAGAAAACCGGGCGGGTTTTGGGAAAAAGCAATAATGCTCCAGCCGGGACGGCATGAATATAAATTCCGGGTTAACGGAGACTGGTGTATTGATCCCGCCAACAATCAACTCTGCGACAACATCTTTGGAACCCGGAATAATGTTATCGTAGTGTAG
- a CDS encoding PAS domain S-box protein, translated as MTDSEISEEEAREYAESVINTVRESLIVLNQDLRVISANRSFYDAFQVKPEKTVGQFIYDLGNKQWDIPKLRQLLETLLPRKTTLDNYEVEHVFAGIGRRTMLFNAREIQRKSGKDRLILLAIEDITERKRLENLLSESEERYRRLFETANDGMLLLEKAEGKIIHANPAITEMLGYRHDELYGKEVIDIGFPGDIGTIREILQALETDGILTYKDAPVQTKTGQIIYTDIYMVDKARLVQCNIRNITDRKRMEEDLQKIEWMLSSRKKTPLSEDHASRTPYVPPYGDLTQLNTSREILDAVGEETLKNIVGDFLDMLETSVAVYEKNSDYALGIFSSAWCRLMDQASYRLCRTDDLSKALSCGRWLCHESCRETAKQAAETELPVDVACEGGIRLYAVPIFASGEIIGTINVGYGDPPTEINKLSELAKKYSVDVKDLIACSNAYESRPPFIIELAKQRIHSAAHLIGEILERKRAEEALRRSENYYRAIFETSGTAMFIIEEDTTIPLVNSNFEELSGYLKQEVEGKKFWTEFIQSDDLAWMKENHYLRRQNPEAAPRHYEFRFINRRNEKRNILVAVDMIPGTNRSIASCIDITDRKKAEDALRQSENYYRAIFETSGSAMFILEQDTTISHVNSNFEKLSGYSREELEWKKSWTEFVHSDDVEWMKKNHYSRRRDPRAAPLSYEFRFFSRNGELRHGYLTVNIIPNTTQSVVSLIDITERKRAEMALRQSEAKLQTIIEAAEGFISTHDRQLRIEFMSKSLIDKMGRDATGEFCYKALWGFDSPCPWCRSDSVFDGKAGRLEYQNPKTGCWYYTILSPIFNESGRVSTLEALTIDITERKRQEIALAERAAYLDKENIRLKSSMKERFRFGDIIGKSPAMQGVYDMIVKAAATGSNVVIYGETGTGKELVAKAIHENSDRRDAPFVAVNCGAIPDTLIESEFFGYKKGAFTGAEQDKKGFLAMADGGTLFLDEIGEIGHGMQVKLLRVIEGYGYTPVGENTPVYQDIRLIAATHRNLSELVKTGVMREDFFYRIDVIPIHIPPLRERRDDLPLLIEHFRQAYSDQAGFAPLTGEILNAIQNYDWPGNVRELQNVLDRYFTLGLFYIPKSLTEIPQPKPTKNPVELREALARYEKDLILSALEHSKWRRGRAADRLGITRRTLYKKMKRYRID; from the coding sequence ATGACAGATTCTGAAATCTCAGAAGAAGAGGCCCGTGAATACGCAGAGAGTGTCATCAACACTGTGCGTGAATCCTTGATCGTTCTGAATCAAGATTTAAGGGTGATTTCCGCCAATCGTTCCTTTTATGACGCTTTTCAGGTAAAACCTGAAAAAACCGTTGGGCAGTTCATCTATGACCTGGGCAACAAACAGTGGGACATTCCCAAACTGCGACAACTGCTCGAAACCCTGCTTCCCCGAAAAACAACCCTTGATAACTACGAGGTAGAACACGTATTTGCCGGCATCGGCAGACGCACCATGCTTTTCAATGCCCGGGAAATTCAAAGAAAATCCGGAAAAGATCGGCTTATCCTCCTTGCCATAGAAGACATCACCGAACGCAAACGACTGGAAAACTTGTTATCAGAGTCTGAAGAACGCTACAGGCGGCTTTTTGAAACGGCAAATGACGGGATGTTGCTTCTGGAAAAAGCTGAAGGAAAAATAATCCATGCCAATCCTGCCATCACTGAAATGTTGGGTTATCGTCATGATGAGCTTTATGGAAAAGAAGTCATAGATATCGGTTTTCCAGGAGATATCGGGACCATCCGGGAAATATTGCAGGCACTGGAAACCGACGGCATCCTTACTTACAAAGATGCGCCGGTGCAGACAAAGACCGGGCAAATAATTTATACCGACATTTATATGGTCGATAAGGCAAGGTTGGTGCAATGCAATATTCGCAATATCACCGACCGCAAACGGATGGAAGAAGACTTACAAAAAATTGAGTGGATGCTTTCCAGCCGAAAGAAAACCCCTTTGTCCGAAGACCACGCCTCAAGGACGCCTTATGTCCCGCCTTACGGGGATTTGACACAACTCAATACCAGCCGGGAAATACTTGATGCGGTAGGAGAAGAAACCCTTAAAAATATCGTAGGCGATTTCCTGGATATGCTCGAAACCTCGGTTGCGGTTTATGAAAAAAACAGCGATTATGCCCTGGGCATATTTTCTTCTGCCTGGTGCAGGCTCATGGATCAGGCTTCATATCGTTTGTGCAGGACAGATGACCTTTCAAAGGCCCTGAGCTGCGGCAGATGGCTTTGCCATGAATCATGCCGGGAAACCGCAAAACAGGCCGCAGAGACAGAACTTCCGGTGGATGTTGCGTGTGAAGGCGGAATCCGGCTTTATGCCGTGCCGATATTTGCCAGCGGCGAGATAATCGGCACGATTAATGTCGGCTACGGCGACCCGCCAACTGAGATTAACAAATTGTCAGAGCTGGCCAAAAAATACAGTGTAGATGTAAAAGACTTAATCGCGTGTTCAAATGCCTATGAAAGCCGCCCCCCTTTTATCATTGAACTGGCCAAACAAAGAATTCATTCCGCAGCTCATTTAATCGGCGAGATCCTGGAGCGCAAGAGAGCCGAAGAAGCCCTGCGCCGGTCTGAGAACTACTACCGTGCCATATTCGAGACCTCCGGCACGGCTATGTTCATTATTGAAGAGGACACAACAATTCCTCTTGTTAACTCTAATTTCGAAGAACTTTCCGGATATTTAAAGCAAGAGGTTGAAGGAAAAAAATTCTGGACTGAATTTATTCAATCCGATGATTTGGCCTGGATGAAGGAAAATCATTATTTGCGGCGTCAGAATCCGGAGGCTGCACCACGGCATTATGAGTTCCGTTTCATTAATCGCCGCAATGAAAAACGAAATATTTTGGTGGCCGTGGACATGATCCCCGGAACCAATCGCAGCATCGCTTCCTGCATTGATATCACCGATCGCAAAAAGGCCGAGGATGCCCTGCGTCAGTCTGAGAATTACTACCGCGCCATATTCGAAACATCGGGTTCGGCAATGTTTATTCTTGAGCAGGATACCACCATTTCGCATGTTAATTCCAACTTTGAAAAACTGTCAGGCTATTCCAGGGAGGAACTTGAATGGAAAAAATCCTGGACCGAGTTTGTGCATTCAGATGATGTGGAATGGATGAAAAAAAATCATTATTCGCGCAGGCGTGACCCCCGGGCAGCTCCCCTCAGTTATGAGTTCCGTTTCTTTTCCCGTAACGGCGAACTGCGCCACGGCTATCTGACCGTCAACATAATTCCCAACACTACACAGAGCGTGGTTTCTCTTATAGATATTACTGAACGCAAGCGAGCGGAGATGGCGCTCCGGCAAAGCGAGGCCAAGCTCCAAACCATCATCGAAGCAGCCGAAGGCTTTATTTCCACACATGACCGGCAGCTGAGAATCGAGTTTATGAGCAAGTCGCTTATCGATAAAATGGGCCGGGACGCCACAGGCGAATTTTGCTACAAGGCCCTGTGGGGCTTTGATTCTCCATGCCCCTGGTGCCGCAGCGATTCGGTTTTTGACGGCAAGGCCGGGCGCCTGGAATATCAAAACCCCAAAACCGGGTGCTGGTACTATACCATTCTGTCGCCCATCTTTAATGAAAGCGGCCGGGTTTCCACTCTTGAGGCCCTCACCATTGACATTACGGAGCGCAAGCGCCAGGAAATCGCTCTTGCCGAGCGCGCGGCCTATCTGGACAAGGAAAACATCCGCCTGAAATCCAGCATGAAAGAGCGTTTCCGGTTCGGCGATATCATCGGCAAAAGTCCCGCAATGCAGGGTGTTTACGACATGATTGTAAAGGCCGCGGCAACGGGTTCCAATGTGGTGATTTACGGTGAAACCGGAACCGGCAAAGAGTTGGTGGCAAAAGCGATCCATGAAAACAGCGATCGCCGGGATGCACCCTTTGTGGCGGTCAACTGCGGTGCCATCCCGGATACGCTTATTGAAAGCGAATTTTTCGGATATAAAAAAGGGGCCTTTACCGGGGCGGAACAAGATAAAAAAGGGTTTCTGGCGATGGCAGACGGAGGAACCCTGTTTCTGGATGAAATAGGTGAAATCGGGCATGGTATGCAGGTCAAACTCCTTCGGGTTATTGAAGGATACGGCTATACGCCGGTTGGCGAAAATACCCCGGTTTATCAAGACATCCGGTTGATTGCAGCCACCCACCGCAACCTTAGCGAGCTGGTCAAAACCGGGGTCATGCGGGAAGATTTCTTTTACCGGATCGATGTCATCCCCATACACATTCCCCCGCTGCGGGAGCGACGCGACGATCTGCCGTTGCTTATCGAGCACTTCCGCCAGGCTTATTCCGATCAGGCCGGCTTTGCCCCGCTCACCGGAGAAATTCTCAACGCCATCCAGAACTATGACTGGCCGGGCAATGTGCGGGAATTGCAAAATGTTCTTGACCGCTACTTTACCCTTGGCTTGTTTTATATTCCCAAATCATTGACAGAAATTCCTCAGCCGAAGCCAACAAAGAACCCGGTTGAACTAAGGGAAGCACTGGCCCGGTATGAAAAAGATTTGATTCTCTCGGCACTCGAGCACAGCAAGTGGCGCCGGGGGCGGGCTGCTGATCGGCTTGGAATCACCCGCCGGACTTTGTATAAAAAGATGAAAAGATACAGGATCGATTGA
- a CDS encoding DMT family transporter: MVSSTAWLAAGFVLLWNSGFIGAEYGLPFTGPFTLLFWRYWALTCILLIYLTLSGRLRWPGFYDAAIALLVGFLAHGVWLGCVLFSLQQGVPAGIVALVVALQPMLTGALSGPVVGEHTPLSRWFGLLIGFCGVIIAVGARTNLSDAGSVFGYFIPFGSVVGITAASLLQRYIEVHGRAHRLPVDISLFYQSLATALAATIPAIGLESLATRWAPTFMSAMVWLILGVSLAAYALMWLLLSRLDATRVASLFYLGPPVTMIMAWVAFGDTLQSTDVIGLIIVAAGVIVVQRQ, from the coding sequence ATGGTTTCCTCTACGGCATGGCTGGCAGCCGGTTTCGTCCTTCTCTGGAACTCGGGATTCATCGGTGCGGAATATGGTCTGCCGTTTACCGGACCGTTTACTCTTCTGTTTTGGCGTTATTGGGCACTGACATGCATTCTTCTGATTTACCTGACGCTAAGCGGCCGGCTGCGTTGGCCTGGCTTTTATGATGCCGCCATTGCATTGCTTGTGGGGTTTCTTGCCCATGGTGTATGGCTGGGCTGCGTGCTCTTTTCATTGCAACAAGGTGTTCCCGCAGGCATTGTTGCCCTGGTTGTGGCTCTCCAGCCGATGCTCACCGGCGCCTTGTCCGGCCCCGTTGTGGGGGAACATACGCCCCTTAGCCGCTGGTTTGGATTGTTGATCGGATTTTGCGGAGTTATTATTGCCGTGGGAGCCCGGACCAATCTAAGTGATGCCGGATCCGTTTTTGGGTACTTTATTCCGTTCGGGTCCGTGGTCGGGATAACGGCGGCAAGTCTGCTTCAAAGGTACATAGAAGTGCACGGCCGCGCCCATCGCCTTCCCGTGGATATCTCGCTTTTCTACCAGAGTCTGGCGACTGCCTTGGCAGCAACGATTCCCGCAATAGGTCTTGAGAGTTTAGCGACCCGCTGGGCACCAACGTTTATGAGCGCTATGGTTTGGCTTATTCTCGGCGTCTCCCTGGCAGCTTATGCCTTGATGTGGTTGCTGCTTTCGCGACTCGATGCAACTCGTGTGGCAAGCCTTTTTTATTTGGGGCCGCCGGTAACCATGATAATGGCATGGGTTGCATTCGGCGATACGCTTCAGTCAACAGACGTCATCGGCCTGATTATAGTGGCAGCAGGCGTGATAGTGGTGCAGCGGCAATAA